From a region of the Comamonadaceae bacterium OTU4NAUVB1 genome:
- a CDS encoding tripartite tricarboxylate transporter substrate binding protein, with amino-acid sequence MRIPPTLTRRLALPLLATLFAAPVLAQGAYPDKPVTIVVPQGAGGANDAIARIVVQKLAVLLKQSVVIDNRPGAGGNIGTAYVAKAKPDGYTLVLTTNSAHVVNPWLYKNIGFDPVKDFTPIGTVATAGYVLVANPAFPANNVRELIARVKAAPPGSISYASAGNGTLNHLIGEQLKKQGGIEMVHVPYRTSAAAVTDVVGGQLPLSVQSLPSSIAFIKGGKLKLLGVANEKRIAAFPDVPTIGKTLPGFGTTPWYGLLAPAGTPQPVVERLQAALAEALDGKDVQDQLAAQGCEVFKGTPAAFATLIRTELPQWERVVKASGATLD; translated from the coding sequence ATGAGAATCCCGCCGACCCTGACGCGACGGCTCGCGCTGCCGCTGCTCGCCACCCTGTTCGCCGCCCCCGTCCTCGCGCAGGGCGCCTATCCCGACAAGCCCGTCACCATCGTCGTGCCGCAGGGCGCGGGCGGGGCCAACGACGCCATCGCGCGCATCGTGGTGCAGAAGCTGGCGGTGCTGCTCAAGCAGAGCGTCGTCATCGACAACCGGCCGGGCGCCGGCGGCAACATCGGCACCGCCTACGTCGCCAAGGCCAAGCCGGACGGCTATACGCTGGTGCTGACCACCAACAGCGCGCACGTGGTCAACCCGTGGCTCTACAAGAACATCGGCTTCGACCCGGTCAAGGATTTCACGCCGATCGGCACGGTGGCCACGGCCGGCTACGTGCTGGTGGCCAACCCGGCGTTCCCGGCGAACAACGTCAGGGAACTGATCGCGCGTGTGAAGGCCGCGCCGCCGGGCTCGATCAGCTACGCGTCGGCGGGCAACGGCACGCTCAACCACCTCATCGGCGAACAGCTCAAGAAGCAGGGCGGCATCGAGATGGTCCACGTGCCCTACCGCACCTCGGCGGCGGCCGTGACCGACGTGGTGGGCGGCCAGCTGCCGCTGTCGGTGCAGAGCCTGCCCTCGTCGATCGCGTTCATCAAGGGCGGCAAGCTGAAGCTCCTGGGCGTGGCCAACGAGAAACGCATCGCCGCCTTTCCCGACGTGCCCACCATCGGGAAGACGCTGCCGGGCTTCGGCACCACGCCGTGGTACGGCCTGCTCGCGCCGGCGGGCACCCCGCAGCCGGTGGTCGAGCGGCTGCAGGCCGCCCTGGCCGAGGCGCTCGACGGCAAGGACGTCCAGGACCAGCTCGCCGCCCAGGGCTGCGAGGTCTTCAAGGGCACCCCGGCCGCCTTCGCGACGCTGATCCGCACCGAGCTTCCGCAGTGGGAGCGGGTCGTGAAGGCTTCCGGCGCGACGCTGGACTGA